From Apium graveolens cultivar Ventura chromosome 9, ASM990537v1, whole genome shotgun sequence, the proteins below share one genomic window:
- the LOC141683400 gene encoding putative protein phosphatase 2C 49, translated as MGAEAEVMVQQNVIATGGVLNVEYRSRSTSNLDDLNAFVGVSSPGFIRDPISPSGSLTSLSPPVMKSPDAEIMQYSPSIRSGGFADIGPRRYMEDQHVKIDDLSMYLGSDVIFPKPNAFYGVFDGHGGPEAAAYVRKNINRFFFEDVNFPQSSEVDDAFLEAVGSSLRKAFLLADAALADDCSVSTSSGTTALAAIVLGSRLLVANAGDCRAVLCRKGEAIDMSQDHRPSHASERKRVEELGGFIDDGYLNGVLSVTRALGDWDLKLSRGNPSPLIAEPDVRQIALTEDDEFLIIACDGIWDVMSSQQAISLVRRGLRRHDDPGQCARDLVMEALRLNTFDNLTVIIVCFTSLDHREASPTPQRRLKCCSLSAEALYSLRNLLDGSVNQ; from the exons ATGGGTGCTGAAGCAGAGGTGATGGTGCAACAGAATGTAATTGCAACAGGTGGTGTTTTGAATGTGGAGTACAGATCACGATCTACTAGTAATCTTGATGATTTGAAtgcttttgttggtgtttctagTCCGGGTTTTATTCGTGACCCGATATCTCCTTCTGGGTCGCTCACTTCTCTCTCTCCTCCG GTTATGAAATCTCCAGATGCTGAGATTATGCAATATTCACCTAGCATCCGCTCAGGTGGGTTTGCTGATATTGGGCCTCGGAGGTACATGGAAGATCAACACGTAAAGATAGATGATCTCTCAATGTATTTGGGTTCAGATGTCATATTTCCTAAGCCAAATGCTTTCTATGGG GTCTTTGATGGTCATGGAGGACCTGAGGCAGCCGCTTATGTCCGGAAGAATATAAACAGATTCTTTTTTGAGGACGTCAATTTTCCGCAATCGTCTGAAGTTGATGATGCATTTTTAGAAGCAGTTGGGAGCTCTCTTCGCAAAGCATTTCTTCTCGCCGATGCAGCTCTTGCTGATGACTGTAGTGTGAGCACTTCATCTGGGACAACAGCTTTGGCAGCTATTGTATTAGGAAG TCGTCTATTAGTGGCCAACGCTGGAGATTGTAGAGCAGTTTTGTGCCGGAAAGGCGAGGCTATTGACATGTCTCAGGACCACAGACCAAGTCATGCTTCGGAAAGGAAACGAGTTGAGGAGCTGGGTGGGTTTATTGATGATGGTTATCTTAATGGCGTTCTATCAGTTACTCGGGCTTTGGGCGATTGGGACCTGAAATTGTCACGAGGCAACCCGTCGCCTCTCATTGCAGAGCCAGATGTCAGGCAGATTGCTCTGACCGAGGATGATGAGTTCCTCATTATAGCCTGTGATGGAATTTGGGATGTAATGTCAAGCCAGCAGGCAATCAGCCTGGTGCGCCGGGGCTTGAGGCGTCATGATGACCCCGGGCAGTGTGCTAGAGACCTGGTCATGGAGGCTCTGCGTCTTAACACTTTTGATAATCTCACTGTGATCATTGTTTGTTTTACTTCCCTCGATCACAGGGAAGCATCACCAACGCCTCAGAGAAGATTAAAATGTTGTAGCCTTTCTGCAGAAGCCCTCTATAGCTTAAGGAACTTGTTGGATGGCAGTGTCAATCAGTGA
- the LOC141683401 gene encoding short-chain dehydrogenase reductase 3b-like: protein MSKPRLDGKVALVTGAASGIGEQTVRLFAENGAHVVIADVQDELGHQVVASIGSEKVSYHHCDVRDEEQVVQTINFVIQKYGSLDIMFSNAAIMGPLTSILDLDMEEFDNTMATNVRGVAITIKHAARAMVAKKIRGSIICTTSVASTLGGAGPHAYTTSKHALVGLVRAACSELGAHGIRVNSISPFGVATPLSCNAYNIKPSEVETNGCALANLKGVVLKAKHIADAALFLASDESAYISGHNLAVDGGFSVVSNSFTSF from the exons ATGTCTAAGCCAAG GTTGGATGGCAAGGTAGCACTTGTCACCGGTGCAGCTAGTGGAATTGGTGAGCAGACGGTACGATTATTCGCTGAAAATGGAGCACATGTGGTCATTGCAGATGTTCAAGATGAACTAGGCCATCAAGTTGTTGCATCAATAGGTTCCGAAAAGGTCAGTTATCATCACTGTGATGTTAGAGATGAAGAACAAGTCGTACAGACAATAAACTTTGTTATACAAAAATATGGAAGCCTGGATATTATGTTTAGCAATGCTGCAATCATGGGGCCGTTGACAAGCATACTAGACCTCGACATGGAAGAATTCGACAACACTATGGCTACAAATGTTCGCGGTGTGGCCATCACAATCAAGCATGCTGCGCGCGCTATGGTTGCTAAAAAAATACGTGGATCCATCATCTGCACCACAAGTGTTGCATCAACACTAGGAGGAGCCGGACCACACGCTTACACAACGTCGAAACATGCATTGGTAGGCCTTGTCAGGGCGGCGTGTAGCGAGCTTGGAGCTCACGGGATTAGGGTTAATTCCATTTCACCATTCGGGGTTGCAACACCTCTTTCCTGCAATGCTTATAATATAAAACCAAGTGAAGTTGAGACTAATGGTTGTGCATTGGCCAATTTGAAAGGTGTGGTATTGAAAGCCAAGCACATTGCTGATGCAGCTCTGTTTCTTGCATCTGATGAGTCTGCTTATATCAGTGGACACAATCTGGCTGTTGACGGGGGATTTTCAGTGGTTAGTAATAGTTTTACATCATTCTGA